A window of Longispora fulva contains these coding sequences:
- a CDS encoding dTDP-4-dehydrorhamnose 3,5-epimerase family protein, giving the protein MRIEPLGIDGAYTITPVQHPDSRGAFLEWYRDDLFTRVAGHPVRLRQANTSVSARGTVRGVHFADTPPGQAKYVTCQRGAVLDFVIDVRVGSPTFGQHRIVRLDDVDRRGVYLAEGLGHAICALEDHTTLLYLVSERYDPAAERVLSPLDPDLQLDLPFGRGELILSDKDAAAPTLAELAAAGALPDYASCVRWYSELKTEGV; this is encoded by the coding sequence GTGAGGATCGAGCCGCTGGGGATCGACGGGGCGTACACGATCACGCCCGTCCAGCATCCCGACAGCCGGGGCGCGTTCCTCGAGTGGTACCGCGACGACCTCTTCACCCGGGTCGCCGGCCACCCGGTGCGCCTGCGGCAGGCCAACACGTCGGTGTCGGCGCGCGGCACGGTGCGCGGGGTGCACTTCGCCGACACGCCGCCGGGCCAGGCCAAGTACGTCACCTGCCAGCGCGGCGCGGTGCTCGACTTCGTGATCGACGTGCGGGTCGGCTCGCCCACCTTCGGCCAGCACCGGATCGTCCGGCTCGACGACGTCGACCGCCGGGGCGTGTACCTCGCCGAGGGCCTCGGGCACGCCATCTGCGCCCTGGAGGACCACACCACGTTGCTCTACCTGGTGTCCGAGCGCTACGACCCCGCCGCCGAGCGCGTGCTCTCCCCGCTGGACCCGGACCTGCAGCTCGATCTGCCGTTCGGCCGGGGCGAGCTGATCCTGTCCGATAAGGACGCGGCGGCCCCCACGCTGGCCGAACTGGCGGCGGCCGGAGCACTCCCGGACTACGCTTCGTGCGTGCGCTGGTACTCCGAACTCAAAACGGAAGGTGTCTGA
- the rfbD gene encoding dTDP-4-dehydrorhamnose reductase, which produces MTRWLVTGAGGMLGRDLLAALDSESVTAAARADLDVTDPAAVLDAVAGHAVVVNLAAWTDVDGAESAEAAATAVNGDGPAHLAVACARHGARLIQLSTDYVLSGGTAPYPEDAPAAPVNAYGRGKLAGERAVLAGLPDAGYVLRTSWLYGAGGPNFVATMLRRAAEPGALVDVVDDQRGQPTWSGALADMIADLGRAALDDRVRPGVYHGTAAGETTWYGLARAVFAEAGHDPDRVRPIGSVRLARPAVRPAYSVLGHDRWAGTPVRPLGPWREMLTRALRTF; this is translated from the coding sequence TTGACCCGCTGGCTGGTCACCGGTGCCGGCGGCATGCTCGGCCGGGACCTGCTCGCCGCCCTCGACAGCGAGTCCGTCACCGCCGCCGCCCGGGCCGACCTGGACGTGACCGACCCGGCGGCCGTCCTCGACGCCGTGGCCGGGCACGCCGTCGTGGTCAACCTCGCCGCCTGGACCGACGTGGACGGCGCGGAGTCCGCAGAGGCCGCGGCCACCGCTGTCAACGGCGACGGTCCGGCGCACCTGGCCGTGGCGTGCGCCCGGCACGGGGCCCGGCTGATCCAGCTGTCCACCGACTACGTGCTGTCGGGCGGCACGGCGCCGTATCCGGAGGACGCCCCGGCCGCGCCGGTCAACGCGTACGGCCGGGGCAAGCTCGCCGGGGAGCGCGCCGTGCTCGCCGGCCTGCCCGACGCCGGGTACGTGCTGCGCACCTCGTGGCTCTACGGCGCCGGCGGCCCCAACTTCGTCGCCACCATGCTCCGCAGGGCCGCCGAGCCGGGCGCGCTGGTCGACGTGGTGGACGACCAGCGGGGCCAGCCCACCTGGAGCGGCGCCCTGGCCGACATGATCGCCGACCTCGGCCGGGCGGCGCTCGACGACCGGGTCCGGCCCGGGGTCTACCACGGCACGGCGGCCGGCGAGACGACCTGGTACGGGCTGGCCCGCGCCGTGTTCGCCGAGGCCGGCCACGACCCGGACCGGGTCCGGCCGATCGGCAGCGTCCGGCTGGCCCGGCCGGCGGTCCGACCGGCGTACAGCGTCCTGGGCCACGACCGGTGGGCCGGAACCCCGGTGCGCCCGCTCGGCCCGTGGCGGGAGATGTTGACGAGGGCCCTTCGCACCTTCTAG
- a CDS encoding trypsin-like serine peptidase, whose translation MVQRHRRPARYPRLRLALLAMALLVPSAVVAASAPLSESAPRATRASAPSSPAATARLAEHAVGALFTADGARGCTASVVHSPARNLVLTAAHCVNDQDVFFVPAYHDGQRPEGTWKVVDQVLDERWDDGDDPDFDLAFLVVRDTDGDRQVEDVAGALELGTGGPYEQPVRMTAYPADLDHPISCDGRSERWSATQLTITCPGFTEGTSGGPWVTAAGTVVGLIGGYERGGYSDDVSYSPYLGPDVAALYQRATTR comes from the coding sequence GTGGTTCAACGGCACAGACGCCCAGCCCGGTACCCGCGACTGCGGCTCGCCCTGCTGGCCATGGCGTTGCTGGTGCCGTCTGCGGTGGTCGCGGCGTCCGCGCCCCTGTCCGAGTCCGCACCGCGGGCCACCCGGGCGTCGGCTCCCTCCAGCCCCGCCGCCACCGCGCGGCTCGCCGAGCACGCCGTCGGCGCGCTGTTCACGGCCGACGGGGCCCGGGGCTGCACGGCCAGCGTGGTGCACAGCCCGGCGCGCAACCTGGTGCTGACCGCCGCGCACTGCGTGAACGACCAAGACGTGTTCTTCGTGCCCGCCTACCACGACGGCCAGCGGCCGGAGGGCACCTGGAAGGTCGTCGACCAGGTGCTCGACGAGCGGTGGGACGACGGGGACGATCCGGACTTCGACCTCGCATTCCTCGTGGTGCGCGACACCGACGGCGACCGGCAGGTGGAGGACGTGGCCGGGGCGCTGGAGCTGGGCACCGGGGGCCCGTACGAGCAGCCGGTCCGGATGACGGCCTACCCGGCGGACCTGGACCACCCGATCAGTTGCGACGGCCGCAGCGAGCGCTGGTCGGCCACCCAGCTGACGATCACCTGCCCGGGGTTCACGGAGGGCACGAGCGGCGGCCCGTGGGTGACGGCGGCGGGCACGGTCGTCGGCCTGATCGGCGGGTACGAGCGCGGAGGGTACTCCGACGACGTGTCCTACAGTCCGTACCTCGGTCCGGACGTGGCGGCGTTGTACCAGCGGGCCACCACCCGCTGA